In Aythya fuligula isolate bAytFul2 chromosome 14, bAytFul2.pri, whole genome shotgun sequence, the following proteins share a genomic window:
- the PANK3 gene encoding pantothenate kinase 3 codes for MKIKDAKKPSFPWFGMDIGGTLVKLAYFEPIDITAEEEQEEVESLKSIRKYLTSNVAYGSTGIRDVHLELKDLTIFGRRGNLHFIRFPTHDLPTFIQMGRNKNFSTLHTVLCATGGGAYKFEEDFRTIGDLQLHKLDELDCLVKGLLYIDSVSFNGQAECYYFGNASEPERCQKMPFNLDDPYPLLVVNIGSGVSILSVHSKDNYKRVTGTSLGGGTFLGLCSLLTGCESFEEALEMASKGDSTHADKLVRDIYGGDYERFGLPGWAVASSFGNMIYKEKRESVSKEDLARAILVTITNNIGSIARMCAVNEKINRVVFVGNFLRVNTLSMKLLAYALDYWSKGQLKALFLEHEGYFGAVGALLGLPNFS; via the exons CTTTCCCATGGTTTGGCATGGACATTGGGGGAACTTTGGTGAAACTTGCATATTTTGAACCTATCGATATCActgcagaggaggagcaggaggaagtgGAAAGCTTGAAGAGCATCCGCAAATACCTGACATCCAACGTAGCCTATGGATCCACTGGCATTCGAGATGTCCACCTTGAGCTGAAAGACTTAACCATTTTTGGTCGCAGAGGAAACTTGCACTTTATTAGATTTCCAACTCACGATTTGCCTACTTTTATCcaaatgggaagaaataaaaacttttcaaCACTACACACGGTGCTCTGTGCCACGGGAGGTGGCGCTTATAAGTTTGAAGAAGACTTTCGCACA attGGAGACCTCCAGCTGCACAAACTGGATGAGCTTGACTGCCTTGTCAAAGGCTTATTGTATATAGACTCTGTCAGCTTCAACGGCCAGGCAGAGTGCTACTACTTTGGAAATGCCTCAGAGCCTGAGAGATGCCAAAAGATGCCTTTTAACCTGGACGACCCGTACCCATTGCTGGTTGTTAACATTGGTTCAGGAGTCAGTATTTTATCAGTCCATTCCAAAGACAACTACAAGAGAGTAACTGGAACAAG tCTAGGTGGAGGAACCTTTCTTGGTTTATGCAGTTTGTTGACGGGATGTGAAAGTTTTGAAGAAGCTCTGGAGATGGCATCTAAAGGAGACAGCACCCATGCTGACAAGCTGGTTCGAGATATTTATGGAGGAGACTATGAAAGATTTGGCTTGCCAGGATGGGCTGTAGCATCCAG tTTTGGAAATATGATTTACAAGGAGAAGAGAGAGTCTGTTAGTAAAGAAGATCTTGCAAGAGCCATCTTGGTCACCATCACAAATAACATCGGGTCTATTGCCCGGATGTGTGCAGTAAATGAG aaaataaatagagtTGTGTTTGTTGGCAACTTTTTGCGTGTGAATACTTTGTCAATGAAGCTTCTTGCGTATGCACTGGATTACTGGTCAAAAGGCCAGCTGAAGGCCTTGTTCCTAGAACATGAG GGATACTTTGGAGCTGTTGGTGCTCTTCTCGGGCTGCCAAACTTCAGCTGA